The following proteins are co-located in the Paenibacillus sp. JNUCC32 genome:
- a CDS encoding iron chaperone: MEVFADFLAKIENPQHRARTEEVLGWVAEKFPNLMPKMAWNQPMFTDHGTFIIGFSVAKPHLAVAPEKAGIHQFSDEIVKAGYDHTKELVRIRWDRPVDFSLLERMIEFNMLDKANCTTFWR; encoded by the coding sequence ATGGAGGTTTTTGCAGATTTTTTAGCGAAAATCGAAAACCCGCAGCATCGGGCGCGAACCGAAGAAGTTTTGGGGTGGGTCGCTGAGAAATTTCCGAATCTGATGCCGAAAATGGCGTGGAATCAGCCAATGTTCACCGACCACGGCACATTTATCATTGGCTTTAGCGTAGCCAAACCTCACTTGGCGGTTGCCCCTGAAAAGGCAGGGATACATCAGTTTTCGGATGAAATCGTCAAGGCCGGCTATGATCACACCAAGGAGCTAGTCCGCATTCGGTGGGATCGTCCGGTTGATTTCTCATTGCTGGAGAGAATGATCGAGTTTAATATGCTGGATAAGGCAAACTGTACGACGTTTTGGCGATGA
- a CDS encoding TerC family protein, whose protein sequence is MESLWLEYAWALLILIGLEGLLSADNALVLAVIAKHLPEEQKKKAINYGIIMAFVFRFAALFAISFIANVWQIQAIGAAYLLYLGLKHIIKARFGKENKNIREDIKKDAAGKGFWPTVGKIAVADLAFAIDSILAAVALALGLPDSPLPDFGGMDGGQFLVVVLGGIAGLVLIKFAATWFVKLLAQRPALETTAYAIVAWVGVKLAVITLAHEDIGVLAHHFPHSTGWTIVFYGVLVAIALLGWFAPSNKRHTQPDPL, encoded by the coding sequence TTGGAATCACTTTGGTTGGAGTATGCCTGGGCATTACTGATTCTTATCGGTTTGGAAGGTTTATTATCGGCGGATAATGCCCTTGTGCTGGCGGTTATCGCGAAGCACTTACCGGAGGAACAAAAGAAGAAAGCCATCAATTACGGAATCATCATGGCCTTTGTATTTCGCTTCGCCGCCCTGTTTGCGATATCGTTTATCGCGAACGTCTGGCAAATACAGGCGATTGGAGCGGCTTATCTCCTATACCTCGGATTAAAGCACATCATCAAAGCCCGTTTTGGCAAGGAAAACAAAAATATTCGCGAGGACATAAAGAAAGATGCCGCGGGAAAAGGCTTTTGGCCGACCGTTGGAAAGATTGCGGTTGCGGATCTCGCGTTTGCGATTGATTCCATTCTTGCTGCTGTGGCTCTGGCACTGGGCCTCCCGGATTCGCCGCTACCGGATTTCGGCGGGATGGACGGAGGACAATTCCTGGTTGTCGTGCTTGGCGGGATCGCAGGGCTTGTCCTGATCAAATTCGCGGCCACATGGTTTGTGAAGCTGCTTGCTCAACGGCCGGCACTGGAGACCACGGCATATGCCATCGTGGCATGGGTCGGCGTCAAGCTCGCTGTGATCACCCTGGCCCATGAAGATATTGGCGTATTGGCTCATCATTTCCCGCACAGCACAGGTTGGACCATCGTTTTCTACGGGGTCTTGGTCGCCATCGCCCTTCTCGGTTGGTTTGCCCCCTCGAATAAAAGGCACACTCAACCTGATCCGCTTTAG
- a CDS encoding formylglycine-generating enzyme family protein, which yields MRKLCMFLFIAAMLVIGACSQDKPDKKEDLVFVEGGPIKNDKSNYAGQSVSLSSFYIGKYEVTQKEWEEVMGSNPSEFVGDQLPVEMVSWYDVVEYCNRRSIQEGFEPYYNIHKDEKDANNKNDNDHIKWTVTINEGADGYRLPTEAEWEYAASGGQVSKGYAYSGSHNADEVAWYWRNAGDQYLTGDWNWPVIENNHNQTKPIGTQKPNELGIYDMSGNVREWCWDWYGDSNSQSGIFRVVKGGGWIGDVSNNEISFRGKFDANGFGPDQGFRVVRGA from the coding sequence ATGAGAAAGCTATGCATGTTTCTTTTCATAGCAGCAATGCTTGTGATCGGCGCCTGTTCGCAGGATAAACCTGATAAGAAGGAAGATCTTGTGTTCGTAGAAGGCGGGCCTATTAAGAACGACAAGTCCAACTACGCTGGACAAAGCGTGTCGTTATCGAGCTTTTATATCGGCAAATATGAGGTCACTCAAAAAGAGTGGGAAGAAGTCATGGGGAGCAATCCCTCGGAATTCGTAGGGGATCAATTGCCGGTTGAAATGGTGAGTTGGTATGACGTTGTGGAGTACTGCAATCGAAGAAGCATACAGGAAGGATTCGAACCGTATTACAACATCCACAAGGATGAAAAAGACGCAAATAATAAGAATGATAATGATCATATCAAATGGACCGTCACGATCAATGAGGGAGCTGACGGCTACCGGTTGCCTACTGAAGCGGAGTGGGAATATGCTGCAAGCGGTGGCCAGGTGAGCAAGGGTTACGCATACAGCGGAAGCCATAATGCCGACGAGGTTGCATGGTATTGGAGAAACGCCGGAGATCAATACTTAACCGGAGATTGGAACTGGCCCGTCATCGAGAACAACCATAATCAAACCAAACCGATCGGCACCCAGAAGCCCAACGAGTTAGGCATATACGATATGTCAGGCAACGTTAGGGAGTGGTGCTGGGACTGGTACGGCGACTCGAACAGCCAGAGCGGCATCTTTCGGGTGGTGAAGGGCGGCGGCTGGATCGGCGACGTCAGCAACAACGAGATCTCGTTCCGAGGCAAATTCGATGCCAATGGCTTTGGCCCGGATCAAGGGTTTCGGGTCGTTCGCGGAGCGTAG
- a CDS encoding DNA alkylation repair protein, which produces MNTVQKRKWIILEFDVVMQELEALGKERIKKTYMSNGAQEPLFGVATGAMKPLAKQIKKNQPLAEQLYATGNYDAMYFAGIIADPMIMTEADFDRWMDRAYFYMLSDYVVAVTLAETEIAQAVADKWIASGEELKMSAGWSCYCWLLGNRADAAFDTVKIESMLEQVKNTIHDSPERTKSAMNNFIYTVGVSYLPSHDKAVEIAKAVGPVEIKRDKKKSSILLASDNIQKEIERGKIGFKRKYVRC; this is translated from the coding sequence ATGAATACTGTACAAAAAAGGAAGTGGATTATATTGGAATTCGACGTGGTTATGCAGGAACTGGAGGCACTCGGCAAGGAACGGATTAAAAAAACCTATATGAGCAATGGTGCCCAGGAGCCGCTTTTTGGGGTTGCTACTGGCGCAATGAAGCCATTAGCAAAGCAAATCAAGAAAAATCAACCTTTAGCAGAGCAGCTTTACGCCACCGGCAATTATGATGCGATGTATTTTGCCGGCATTATTGCAGACCCCATGATCATGACGGAAGCCGATTTCGATCGTTGGATGGATCGCGCTTATTTTTATATGTTGTCAGATTATGTGGTTGCCGTGACTTTGGCCGAAACGGAAATTGCGCAAGCTGTTGCCGATAAGTGGATCGCTAGCGGTGAAGAGCTTAAAATGTCGGCAGGCTGGAGCTGCTACTGCTGGCTTTTGGGTAACCGTGCGGACGCTGCATTTGATACCGTCAAGATCGAGAGCATGCTCGAACAGGTGAAAAACACGATCCACGACTCCCCTGAACGAACGAAATCCGCTATGAACAATTTTATATACACCGTAGGGGTTTCTTATTTGCCAAGCCATGATAAGGCGGTAGAAATCGCGAAGGCCGTCGGACCAGTCGAAATCAAAAGGGACAAGAAGAAGAGCAGCATCCTGCTGGCTTCCGACAATATTCAAAAAGAGATCGAGAGAGGGAAGATCGGATTTAAACGCAAATATGTAAGGTGTTAG
- a CDS encoding winged helix-turn-helix transcriptional regulator produces MSMAEFKGKVKNIQDTPFGYTVSVIGGKWKMVIIYLLAENQTVRFNDLKRQIGAITYKTLSSQLKELEADGLVKRKEYPQVPPKVEYSLTDKAVTLLPVLEGLCEWGVKNQYE; encoded by the coding sequence ATGAGCATGGCTGAATTTAAAGGTAAAGTTAAGAATATTCAAGATACGCCTTTTGGTTATACGGTGTCCGTGATCGGCGGCAAATGGAAAATGGTCATTATCTACCTTCTTGCAGAAAACCAAACGGTCCGCTTCAATGATCTGAAAAGACAGATCGGCGCCATTACTTACAAAACATTGAGTTCGCAGCTTAAGGAATTGGAGGCGGACGGACTCGTGAAACGGAAAGAATACCCTCAAGTCCCCCCTAAAGTCGAGTATAGCCTCACGGATAAAGCGGTAACGCTATTACCCGTTTTGGAAGGGTTATGCGAATGGGGAGTAAAGAATCAATACGAATAA
- a CDS encoding FAD-dependent oxidoreductase has product MGFIKDFLSIIQKREMIFIESSKESEDVYTFSFEKGPDLTWKAGQYGLFSITHKTMKNATKPFSISSVPTENVVNITTRIGDNPSEFKRALLELKPGMHMKMSGPVGSFHLDPQSPSLLIAAGIGMTPFRSILKQITAAGNELKPIQLLYMDSKKSYLYKDELDAIASHPSIQVSYLDSRNDLDQEIDKFIARHKDHGKYLVAGPKSMVESVTAYLQSKGVSKRNIKKDAFFGY; this is encoded by the coding sequence ATGGGTTTTATTAAAGATTTTCTATCCATAATCCAAAAGCGGGAAATGATATTTATAGAGAGCAGCAAAGAATCGGAAGACGTGTACACTTTTTCGTTCGAAAAAGGACCAGATTTAACATGGAAAGCAGGGCAATACGGTTTGTTCAGCATTACGCATAAAACCATGAAGAATGCTACAAAGCCATTCAGCATCAGTTCTGTTCCCACAGAGAACGTCGTTAACATAACAACGCGCATCGGGGATAACCCAAGCGAATTCAAAAGAGCGCTGCTGGAATTAAAACCAGGCATGCATATGAAAATGAGCGGTCCTGTAGGGTCCTTTCATTTGGATCCTCAAAGTCCCTCGCTCCTGATCGCGGCCGGAATCGGAATGACGCCTTTTCGGTCAATTTTAAAACAAATAACGGCAGCCGGAAATGAGTTGAAACCCATACAACTTCTCTATATGGATAGCAAGAAGTCCTATCTATATAAAGATGAACTTGATGCAATAGCCAGCCATCCTTCGATCCAGGTATCTTATCTTGATTCAAGAAATGATTTAGATCAGGAAATCGATAAGTTCATCGCCCGGCATAAGGATCATGGCAAGTATTTGGTCGCTGGGCCGAAATCCATGGTGGAGTCGGTTACTGCGTACTTGCAAAGTAAGGGTGTATCCAAGCGGAATATCAAAAAGGATGCTTTTTTTGGATATTAG
- a CDS encoding ATP-binding cassette domain-containing protein, translating to MSETNQEYIVLSGARENNLKNVSLRIPKRKITIFTGVSGSGKSSIVFDTIAAESTRLLNENFSMFVRTFLPRVPQPDTDAIENLSMAVIVDQKRLGGGSHSTMGTITDISPILRLLFSRVGQPHIGPAHLFSFNDPQGMCPECNGIGRKLGVDMSKAVDMTKSLNEGALMLPDYSVNGWEWNMILQSGDFDPDKKLSDYSDEELEHLLYAKARKVKMDFAGKATNITVEGVIEKFTNKYIKQDVKTKSERTQKAVMPFITEGPCPSCRGARLSQATLSCKINGLHIAEMSAMEVGQLIRVIREIDDPIAAPIIKSLTERLQHLVDIGLDYLTLDRETDTLSGGESQRVKMVKHLSGSLVDVTYIFDEPSVGLHPRDVHRLNELLQKLRDKGNTVIVVEHDPDVIKLADHIVDVGPYAGSRGGTIVYEGSYSGLLESATLTGTHMKRPLQLKHDCRQPSGKLSIKDATLHNLMNVSVDIPTGVLTVVTGVAGSGKSTLINEVFLRQHPDAIVIDQSAVGVSTRSNPATYTGIMDDVRKAFASANKVNQGLFSFNSKGACENCQGLGVLYTDLSFLDSVKLPCDVCGGRRFKDEVLEYKLNGKSIAEVLELTVEQALDFFELKEVVRKLQAMSDVGLNYITLGQPLSTLSGGECQRIKLASELHKKGSIYVMDEPTTGLHMSDIGHLLEIMNRLVDAGNTVIVIEHNLEVISQADWIIDMGPDGGSKGGQVVFEGTPAQITQAELSITGRYLM from the coding sequence ATGAGCGAAACAAATCAGGAGTATATCGTGCTCTCGGGTGCGAGGGAAAACAATCTTAAGAACGTATCCCTGCGCATTCCCAAGCGGAAGATCACGATCTTCACCGGTGTATCCGGATCCGGCAAATCGTCGATTGTCTTCGATACGATCGCCGCAGAATCCACGCGACTGCTGAATGAGAACTTCAGCATGTTCGTTCGTACGTTCCTGCCCCGCGTTCCCCAGCCGGATACGGACGCAATCGAGAATCTGAGCATGGCCGTTATCGTGGATCAGAAGCGGCTTGGCGGCGGTTCCCATTCCACGATGGGCACCATTACCGATATTTCTCCCATTCTCCGTCTTTTATTCTCCCGAGTGGGTCAGCCCCATATCGGACCCGCGCATTTATTCTCCTTCAACGATCCGCAAGGCATGTGCCCGGAGTGCAACGGAATCGGTCGCAAGCTTGGCGTCGACATGAGCAAGGCGGTGGACATGACCAAGTCGCTGAATGAAGGCGCTCTGATGCTGCCGGACTATTCGGTGAACGGCTGGGAGTGGAACATGATACTGCAATCGGGCGATTTTGATCCGGACAAAAAGCTGAGCGATTATTCCGATGAGGAATTGGAGCATCTCCTGTATGCCAAGGCAAGAAAAGTAAAGATGGATTTCGCCGGTAAGGCAACGAACATTACGGTGGAAGGCGTCATTGAGAAGTTCACCAACAAATACATCAAGCAGGATGTGAAAACGAAGTCCGAACGCACGCAGAAAGCCGTGATGCCATTTATCACGGAGGGTCCGTGCCCCAGCTGCCGCGGCGCAAGACTCAGCCAAGCGACGCTGAGCTGCAAAATCAATGGACTCCACATTGCGGAGATGTCCGCCATGGAAGTGGGCCAGCTGATCCGCGTTATACGCGAGATCGATGATCCGATCGCCGCACCGATCATCAAATCGTTAACGGAGCGTCTGCAGCATCTGGTGGATATCGGCTTGGATTACTTGACGCTGGACCGCGAGACGGATACCTTGTCGGGCGGCGAGTCGCAGCGCGTCAAAATGGTCAAGCATCTGAGCGGCAGCCTCGTGGATGTCACTTACATCTTCGATGAGCCCAGCGTTGGCTTGCATCCCCGCGATGTACACAGGTTAAATGAACTGCTTCAGAAGCTGCGCGACAAGGGCAACACCGTGATTGTCGTTGAGCATGATCCCGATGTGATCAAGTTGGCGGACCATATCGTCGACGTTGGGCCGTACGCCGGCAGCCGCGGCGGTACCATCGTATATGAGGGAAGCTACTCCGGACTTCTGGAGTCCGCTACTTTAACAGGGACCCATATGAAGCGGCCGCTCCAGCTGAAGCACGACTGCAGGCAGCCATCCGGCAAGCTGTCCATCAAGGATGCCACGCTGCACAATCTAATGAACGTGAGCGTCGATATTCCGACCGGAGTGCTGACCGTTGTTACGGGTGTCGCCGGCTCGGGCAAAAGCACCCTGATCAACGAAGTATTTCTCAGACAGCATCCGGATGCAATCGTCATCGATCAATCGGCGGTAGGCGTATCCACGCGCTCGAATCCAGCAACGTACACGGGCATAATGGATGATGTTCGTAAAGCATTTGCTTCGGCGAACAAGGTGAACCAGGGTTTGTTCAGCTTCAACTCGAAGGGAGCCTGCGAGAACTGCCAAGGGCTTGGCGTATTGTATACGGACCTTTCCTTCCTCGACAGCGTAAAGCTGCCATGCGATGTGTGCGGGGGGAGACGCTTCAAGGATGAGGTACTCGAGTACAAACTGAACGGCAAGTCGATTGCCGAAGTGCTGGAGTTGACGGTGGAGCAGGCACTGGACTTTTTTGAACTCAAAGAGGTTGTTCGCAAGCTTCAGGCCATGAGCGATGTGGGATTGAACTATATTACGCTCGGCCAGCCGCTCAGCACGCTCTCGGGCGGGGAGTGCCAGCGCATCAAGCTGGCAAGCGAGCTGCATAAGAAAGGCAGCATCTACGTGATGGACGAGCCGACCACCGGTCTGCATATGTCGGATATCGGCCACCTGCTGGAGATCATGAACCGTCTTGTGGACGCAGGCAATACGGTAATTGTCATCGAGCATAACCTCGAGGTGATCAGCCAAGCGGACTGGATCATCGACATGGGGCCGGACGGAGGCAGCAAGGGCGGGCAAGTGGTGTTCGAGGGCACGCCGGCGCAGATCACTCAGGCGGAGCTGTCGATTACGGGAAGATATTTGATGTAA
- a CDS encoding glycoside hydrolase family 11 protein, which yields MIKFSKKVMTLVLAASMSFGLFATTSNAATDYWQNWTDGGGTVNAVNGSGGNYSVTWQNTGNFVVGKGWNTGSPNRTINYNAGVWAPSGNGYLTLYGWTRNSLIEYYVVDSWGTYRPTGTHKGTVTSDGGTYDIYTTMRYNAPSIDGTQTFAQYWSVRQSKRATGVNSSITFSNHVNAWASKGMNLGSSWSYQVLATEGYQSSGSSNVTVW from the coding sequence ATGATTAAGTTTAGTAAAAAGGTAATGACGCTGGTGCTGGCAGCTTCCATGAGTTTTGGTTTGTTTGCAACAACCTCAAACGCAGCGACGGACTACTGGCAGAATTGGACCGATGGCGGCGGCACGGTCAATGCCGTTAACGGCTCCGGAGGCAATTACAGCGTAACGTGGCAAAATACCGGGAATTTCGTTGTCGGCAAAGGCTGGAATACCGGATCGCCGAACCGGACGATTAACTACAATGCCGGCGTCTGGGCGCCTTCCGGCAACGGGTATTTGACGCTCTACGGCTGGACGAGAAACTCGCTGATCGAATATTACGTCGTTGACAGCTGGGGTACTTACCGGCCTACCGGAACGCATAAAGGCACCGTGACCAGCGATGGGGGCACCTATGACATCTATACAACGATGCGATACAACGCGCCCTCGATTGACGGCACACAAACATTTGCCCAGTATTGGAGCGTTCGGCAATCGAAGAGAGCTACAGGCGTAAACTCCAGCATCACGTTCAGCAACCACGTGAACGCATGGGCAAGCAAAGGAATGAATTTGGGAAGCAGCTGGTCTTACCAGGTGTTAGCGACAGAGGGCTATCAAAGCAGCGGGAGCTCCAACGTAACGGTGTGGTAA
- a CDS encoding MerR family transcriptional regulator: MKPLYSIQEVSQILGIPKDTLRYYDRIGIVSPAREDNRYRRYSRSDLMDLMNIQILQFADLSLNEIKGKFGFHRMEEVDPAECLKVASFLDAKNAETREKIARLEKVSQLLELAAETLRDLNHESDQRLAAFVREIYQTIRRKENGISEEGCFGHED; this comes from the coding sequence ATGAAACCATTATATTCAATACAAGAAGTTTCGCAGATCCTTGGAATTCCCAAGGATACACTTCGCTACTATGACCGAATTGGAATCGTATCGCCGGCCCGGGAAGACAATCGGTACCGCAGGTATTCGAGGAGTGACCTCATGGATTTAATGAATATTCAAATCCTGCAGTTTGCTGACTTGTCGCTTAACGAAATCAAGGGGAAGTTTGGATTCCACAGAATGGAGGAGGTTGACCCAGCAGAATGCCTGAAGGTAGCTTCGTTCCTTGATGCCAAGAATGCGGAAACGCGCGAGAAGATTGCTCGTCTGGAAAAGGTCAGTCAATTGCTTGAGCTAGCAGCCGAAACGCTAAGGGACCTTAATCATGAAAGCGACCAGCGGCTGGCAGCGTTCGTTCGCGAGATATACCAAACGATTCGCAGGAAGGAGAATGGAATATCCGAGGAGGGATGTTTTGGACATGAAGATTAA
- a CDS encoding DUF6254 family protein codes for MAHQKRRKEAAWKSRKQEQHPHGKIKSLKELSSE; via the coding sequence ATGGCTCACCAGAAGAGAAGGAAAGAAGCTGCCTGGAAGTCGCGTAAGCAAGAACAGCATCCCCATGGTAAAATCAAATCGCTCAAGGAACTGTCCAGCGAATAG
- a CDS encoding SRPBCC family protein, translating into MSLSLSMDFPFKTSIEKLWLAITDSNQLAKWITENDFKPVVGHRFQFRHEPSEWWDGIVEGEVLIVDEPNLLSYTWATGEERHTVTLTLQDLGGGKVNLHLEQIGFSNVHGLEGAKHGWSAWVAKLEKALAD; encoded by the coding sequence ATGAGCTTATCATTGTCTATGGATTTTCCGTTCAAGACATCGATCGAGAAGCTGTGGTTAGCCATCACCGATTCAAACCAGCTTGCCAAGTGGATTACGGAAAATGATTTTAAACCCGTCGTAGGGCACCGATTTCAGTTTCGCCATGAGCCATCAGAATGGTGGGATGGGATTGTTGAAGGCGAAGTGCTTATCGTGGACGAGCCTAATCTTCTATCCTATACCTGGGCCACCGGTGAGGAAAGACATACGGTTACCTTGACGCTGCAGGATTTAGGAGGCGGAAAGGTTAACCTCCATCTCGAACAAATCGGATTTTCCAACGTTCATGGGCTCGAGGGGGCTAAGCATGGATGGAGTGCATGGGTCGCCAAGCTTGAAAAGGCATTGGCAGATTAA
- a CDS encoding Msr family ABC-F type ribosomal protection protein yields the protein MGFLIKAKDMVVEYSGRDVLDIDGLELYDYDRIGLVGANGAGKSTLLKALLGEIPLSQGTVIREGNFRYIPQLDDVIVQEIQDYALIGKLGIESCEAEYMSGGEETRLKIAQALSGEVHGIFADEPTCHLDRDGIDFLIHQLKYYSGALLIISHDRYFLDQVVDKIWELNEGKITEYWGGYSDFLRQKEEERHSQAEKYKQFTAERERLEKAITEKLSQARKVDQKAKGASRKNSSEGGGRLAHQKSTGSKQKKLHNAAKNMEHRIEALGEVKPPEAMRSIRFRQSKALELHHPFPITGKDICKQFEGKEIFEEASFQFPLGAKIAVTGGNGSGKTTLFKMILHREHGISVSPKAEIGYFAQTGYKFDPDQGVMEFMLEDSDYEVSDIRAVLASMGFSQQDVRKSLSVLSGGEIMKLQLAKMLLGRYNILLMDEPSNFLDLPAVEALEQLMKHYAGTIIFISHDVRLIENVADTVYVIEDKKIIQRA from the coding sequence ATGGGATTTTTGATAAAAGCAAAAGATATGGTTGTGGAATATTCGGGGCGCGATGTACTGGACATTGATGGACTGGAGCTTTACGACTATGACCGAATCGGTCTCGTAGGCGCGAACGGAGCAGGTAAAAGCACACTGCTAAAAGCCTTGCTGGGGGAAATTCCTTTGTCCCAAGGTACTGTCATTCGGGAAGGCAACTTCCGTTATATTCCCCAATTGGATGATGTCATTGTACAGGAGATTCAAGATTACGCTTTAATCGGCAAGCTGGGAATTGAGAGCTGTGAAGCGGAATATATGAGCGGCGGTGAAGAAACACGGCTAAAAATAGCACAGGCCCTCTCCGGAGAGGTGCACGGAATTTTTGCCGATGAGCCGACATGTCACCTGGATCGGGATGGCATAGACTTTCTGATCCACCAGCTTAAATATTATTCCGGCGCCTTGCTCATCATCAGTCACGACCGTTATTTCCTTGACCAAGTCGTCGATAAGATCTGGGAGTTGAATGAGGGGAAAATCACGGAGTACTGGGGCGGATATTCCGATTTCCTGCGCCAAAAAGAAGAGGAGCGGCATAGTCAGGCTGAAAAATACAAGCAATTTACTGCGGAACGGGAGCGGCTGGAGAAAGCCATTACCGAAAAGCTTAGCCAGGCTCGAAAAGTGGATCAAAAGGCCAAAGGCGCTTCACGAAAAAACAGCTCCGAAGGCGGCGGCCGCCTGGCTCATCAAAAATCGACGGGAAGCAAACAGAAAAAGCTCCATAATGCCGCTAAAAATATGGAGCATCGAATCGAAGCTCTTGGTGAGGTGAAACCTCCTGAAGCCATGCGATCCATCCGTTTTCGGCAAAGCAAAGCCTTGGAGCTTCATCATCCGTTTCCGATTACAGGGAAAGACATTTGCAAACAGTTTGAGGGCAAGGAAATTTTCGAGGAGGCCTCCTTCCAGTTTCCATTGGGCGCCAAGATCGCGGTCACCGGCGGGAATGGATCCGGGAAAACGACGCTTTTCAAGATGATACTCCATCGTGAGCATGGTATTTCCGTATCCCCTAAAGCGGAAATCGGTTATTTTGCCCAAACGGGTTACAAGTTTGACCCTGATCAAGGGGTTATGGAGTTCATGTTGGAAGACAGTGATTATGAAGTGTCGGACATCCGAGCCGTTCTGGCATCGATGGGATTTTCTCAACAGGACGTAAGAAAGTCTTTATCCGTGTTGAGCGGCGGAGAAATCATGAAATTGCAGCTTGCCAAAATGCTGTTAGGACGGTACAACATCCTGCTGATGGATGAACCCAGCAATTTTCTGGATCTTCCTGCGGTGGAAGCGCTTGAACAATTGATGAAGCACTATGCGGGAACGATCATATTCATATCGCACGATGTCCGTTTGATCGAGAATGTAGCCGATACCGTATATGTAATCGAGGACAAAAAAATCATTCAGAGGGCTTAA
- a CDS encoding arginase family protein produces MTKKTKTIRLLMPQWQGGNNPNYSFGAELLAWLAPDNDQPLIHVPVQTYDGTPLENENGMNGRTQLLEQLKAAHHLIHAHKPDRIVMFGGDCLVEQAPFAYLNERYDGELGLIWIDAHSDLVRYVGYDNGHTVPLGNLLGEGDEEFAKHVNIPLKPENVFIAGLATPTEQEAKVISEGFQKLGIGFAEQDTDMIQRLGIRTAGTEELKNSASPIKAWIKERGIKHLAIHLDLDVLDPKAFRSLLFANPEEPFNLSPQGTMQLPQLLHLLKELSEETDVVGLGITEHLPWDSIYLKKLLGEMPILNN; encoded by the coding sequence ATGACTAAAAAAACGAAAACGATACGCCTGTTAATGCCGCAATGGCAAGGGGGGAACAACCCCAACTACTCTTTTGGAGCCGAACTGCTTGCTTGGCTGGCTCCGGATAATGATCAACCCCTTATCCATGTTCCCGTCCAAACCTATGATGGAACGCCTCTTGAAAACGAGAACGGTATGAATGGCAGAACACAGCTGCTCGAACAGTTAAAGGCGGCTCATCATCTTATCCATGCACATAAGCCGGATCGCATTGTCATGTTTGGCGGCGACTGCTTGGTCGAACAAGCTCCTTTTGCCTATTTGAACGAAAGATACGACGGGGAGTTAGGTTTAATCTGGATCGATGCTCACAGTGATTTGGTGAGGTATGTAGGCTATGACAACGGGCATACGGTACCGCTTGGGAATCTGTTGGGAGAAGGGGATGAGGAGTTTGCCAAACATGTGAACATCCCTCTAAAACCCGAAAACGTCTTTATTGCAGGATTAGCAACGCCTACCGAACAAGAAGCCAAGGTGATCTCGGAAGGATTCCAAAAGCTAGGCATCGGTTTTGCGGAGCAGGACACGGACATGATTCAGAGGCTGGGCATTCGTACTGCTGGCACCGAGGAGTTGAAGAACAGTGCTTCGCCTATTAAAGCGTGGATTAAAGAACGCGGCATTAAGCACCTGGCGATTCACCTCGATCTGGACGTGCTTGATCCCAAGGCATTCCGGTCTTTGCTGTTCGCGAACCCTGAAGAACCCTTTAATTTATCTCCCCAGGGAACCATGCAATTGCCCCAACTGCTTCATCTGCTGAAGGAACTGTCTGAAGAGACCGATGTCGTGGGTTTAGGGATCACGGAGCATCTGCCATGGGATTCTATCTATTTGAAGAAACTGCTGGGCGAGATGCCTATTTTAAATAACTAA
- a CDS encoding ArsR/SmtB family transcription factor, with the protein MNENYQSRDVFNAIADPTRRQLIHLLAEADELPLHELTAQFPMGRTAVSKHLTILKEADLVHDRKVGRETRFRLNASPLREVQDWVAFYNKYWNANMLRLSQLLEEEDE; encoded by the coding sequence GTGAACGAGAACTACCAGTCTCGCGATGTGTTTAACGCCATTGCAGACCCGACCAGGCGCCAACTGATCCATCTGTTGGCGGAAGCCGATGAGCTGCCGCTGCATGAGTTAACGGCACAGTTTCCCATGGGCCGTACTGCAGTGTCCAAGCATTTAACAATACTTAAGGAAGCCGATCTGGTACATGACCGAAAAGTCGGCAGAGAAACGCGTTTCAGGCTTAACGCTTCGCCACTCCGAGAAGTTCAAGATTGGGTGGCTTTTTACAACAAGTACTGGAATGCCAACATGCTGCGTTTAAGCCAGCTATTAGAGGAGGAAGATGAATGA